From Juglans regia cultivar Chandler chromosome 6, Walnut 2.0, whole genome shotgun sequence, the proteins below share one genomic window:
- the LOC109019969 gene encoding agamous-like MADS-box protein AGL61: MVIQKKMSEGKKTRGRQRIEIKELAEESKKQVTFSKRRAGLFKKAGELCVVCGLEVAIIVFSPHNNNLSNVNNVAAAEFMNRQYAEAQEELEREKKQLAEIEEEVKRKKMENNGEYLWREEAVHENMELEEMEHYMSALHCLQEMRWKVRSRLEQFRMMRSATDSCACDWGTMLL, from the exons ATGGTTATACAGAAGAAGATGAGCGAAGGCAAGAAAACTAGAGGCCGACAAAGGATAGAAATCAAGGAACTGGCGGAGGAAAGCAAAAAACAGGTAACTTTCTCGAAGCGCCGTGCTGGCCTTTTCAAGAAAGCCGGCGAGCTTTGTGTCGTGTGCGGCTTGGAAGTGGCCATCATCGTGTTCTCTCCGCATAACAAC AACCTCAGTAACGTTAATAATGTGGCTGCAGCGGAGTTCATGAACAGACAATATGCAGAGGCGCAGGAGGAGTTGGAAAGGGAGAAGAAGCAGCTAGCGGAGATAGAGGAGGaggtgaagaggaagaagatggagaacAATGGGGAGTACTTGTGGAGGGAGGAGGCGGTGCATGAGAATATGGAGTTGGAAGAGATGGAGCACTACATGAGTGCTTTGCATTGTTTGCAAGAGATGCGATGGAAAGTGAGGAGCAGGCTTGAACAATTTAGGATGATGAGATCTGCTACCGATTCTTGCGCCTGTGATTGGGGAACTATGTTGCTTTAA